In Stomoxys calcitrans chromosome 2, idStoCalc2.1, whole genome shotgun sequence, the following proteins share a genomic window:
- the LOC106086708 gene encoding membrane alanyl aminopeptidase — protein sequence MKYILSTALLAACLCMAAAVPLEEIESITPFADPNYRLPLTIHPENYNITLRPYLLETDPANNRFTFDGELYLTIVPAEPTNQLVMHTKNLKFTKREYWSTASPNNVIALPNVEPDNVTDIITYTLTTAMAKDQKYVLHFVYTGTMDDDMHGFYRSSYTDPKNNTKWLGSTQFQTNHARRAFPSFDEPRFKATFDVTIKRHRSMKTVSNTRIIKSVMDGEYFIDTYYTTPKMSTYLLAFIVSEFNERFNGEFGVLARPEYFQQTEYAFDVGQKILKEFDDYFNLPFYSLGVDKMHMAAIPDFSAGAMENWGLLTYRERSLLYEEGSTTRGAQQAIAAVVAHEQAHMWFGDLVTCQWWSYTWLNEGFARYFQYFGTHNVESHFQMDQQFVVDQIQTVMNMDSTNSTNPLSNENTNSPSDLGRMFNSISYNKGGSFIRMVRHVMGEENFKKSLQEYLKEYQFQNTIPSQLFAVWKKHMPPAFQTDADDLFKSFTEQVGYPLVTFNMTNDKTVVVSQKRFLLKGNDGADDSLLYTIPITYTTNSTKNFTDTTPVLFLKNTTDATILTLPTSASWIIGNIQETGYYRMNYDTRSWHGIHHALNSGNWGGIHELNRAQVVDDLFNLARASVVDYDLALDILQYLSTETHYLPWTAAFNGYNYLVIRLGTDTSDFAYYIREMTSKTYDLLGFEEKVNDTSLDIYNRAKILSWSCKFGKDDCISKAKSYFNNLDNKPVPVNIRSAVYCTAMREGNMNDFDKLFNKYLTETVATETTLLLNSLGCVKHPDLVEKFYNIILSDQVRRQDKSSALSSLYTENNENVEPCFDLVTKSFDKLAEAMGSYGSVATVISNIASRFTTHAQEDKLKNFNKDNKAKFGEAATTLEAAEKTVEENLAWAEAKLSAFRDHLTLFRKNGSPSLSSFTALTLLLAVFMARYLQ from the exons ATGAAGTACATCCTTAGTACTGCCCTATTGGCAGCATGCCTTTGTATGGCTGCTGCTGTTCCTTTGGAGGAAATCGAGTCCATTACACCCTTTGCCGATCCTAATTATCGCCTACCACTCACCATTCATCCGGAAAATTATAATATTACCTTAAGACCATATCTCTTGGAAACGGATCCCGCAAATAACCGTTTCACTTTTGATGGTGAACTATATTTGACAATAGTACCTGCCGAACCCACCAACCAATTGGTGATGcatacgaaaaatttaaaattcaccAAACGTGAATACTGGTCTACAGCTTCACCAAACAATGTGATAGCTCTGCCAAATGTGGAACCCGATAATGTCACCGATATTATTACCTATACCTTGACAACGGCCATGGCCAAGGATCAGAAATATGTGTTGCATTTTGTGTATACCGGTACCATGGATGATGATATGCATGGATTCTATCGCAGCTCGTATACGGATCCAAAAAATAATACCAA ATGGTTGGGTTCCACTCAATTCCAAACCAATCATGCCCGTCGTGCCTTCCCCTCCTTTGATGAGCCACGTTTCAAGGCCACTTTTGATGTAACAATTAAGCGTCATCGCAGCATGAAGACTGTCAGTAATACCCGCATCATCAAGAGCGTCATGGATGG TGAATATTTCATCGATACCTATTACACAACACCCAAAATGTCCACCTACTTGTTGGCCTTCATTGTATCCGAATTCAATGAACGTTTCAATGGTGAATTTGGTGTTCTTGCCCGTCCCGAATATTTCCAACAAACCGAGTATGCCTTCGATGTGGGTCAAAAGATCTTAAAGGAATTCGATGACTATTTCAATCTTCCCTTCTACTCGTTGGGTGTGGACAAAATGCATATGGCCGCTATTCCCGATTTCTCTGCTGGTGCTATGGAAAACTGGGGTCTTCTCACCTATCGCGAACGTTCTTTGTTGTATGAGGAGGGTTCGACCACTCGCGGTGCCCAGCAAGCTATTGCCGCTGTGGTGGCCCATGAACAAGCTCACATGTGGTTTGGTGATTTGGTCACTTGTCAATGGTGGAGCTACACATGGCTGAATGAAGGTTTCGCTCGTtatttccaatattttggaaCCCATAAT GTCGAAAGCCACTTTCAAATGGATCAACAATTCGTTGTGGATCAAATTCAAACTGTCATGAACATGGATTCCACCAACAGCACCAATCCCTTGAGCAATGAAAATACCAACTCACCCTCGGATTTGGGCCGCATGTTCAACAGCATTTCCTACAACAAGGGTGGCAGCTTCATTCGCATGGTCAGACATGTTATGGGTGAGGAGAACTTCAAGAAATCTTTGCAAGAATATCTCAAAGAGTA CCAATTTCAAAATACAATTCCCTCACAATTATTCGCCGTATGGAAGAAGCATATGCCTCCTGCATTCCAAACCGATGCCGATGATCTCTTTAAAAGTTTTACAGAACAAGTAGGTTATCCCTTGGTGACATTCAATATGACAAACGATAAAACTGTGGTCGTTAGTCAAAAGCGATTTTTGCTAAAGGGTAATGATGGCGCCGATGATTCTCTTCTTTACACCATTCCCATCACTTATACCACAAATTCAACGAAAAATTTCACCGATACCACACCGGTACTATTCCTGAAGAACACCACTGACGCCACCATCCTTACTTTGCCCACTAGCGCTTCCTGGATAATTGGCAACATTCAGGAGACTGGTTACTACCGTATGAACTATGATACCAGGTCCTGGCATGGCATACATCATGCCTTGAATTCTGGCAATTGGGGAGGTATTCATGAATTGAATCGTGCCCAAGTTGTGGACGATCTCTTTAACTTGGCCCGTGCCAGTGTCGTTGATTACGATTTGGCCCTCGACATTTTGCAGTATCTAAGCACCGAGACCCATTATTTGCCCTGGACGGCGGCTTTCAATGGCTACAACTATCTTGTGATCCGTTTGGGTACCGATACCAGTGATTTTGCCTACTACATACGCGAAATGACCTCCAAGACCTATGATCTATTGGGCTTCGAGGAGAAAGtaaacgacacctctttggatatTTACAATCGTGCCAAGATCCTTTCTTGGTCCTGTAAATTTGGCAAGGACGACTGTATCTCTAAGGCCAAGAGCTACTTCAATAATCTGGATAACAAACCAGTGCCGGTGAACATCCGCTCCGCCGTCTACTGCACCGCCATGCGTGAAGGCAATATGAACGATTTCGATAAGCTCTTCAATAAATATCTTACCGAGACTGTAGCTACTGAGACCACTTTGCTGTTGAACTCCCTGGGTTGTGTCAAACatcccgatttggttgaaaagttCTACAACATCATTTTGAGCGATCAGGTGCGCCGTCAAGACAAGTCCAGTGCCCTATCCAGCTTGTACACCGAGAACAATGAAAATGTTGAGCCCTGCTTCGATTTGGTTACCAAGTCATTTGATAAATTGGCCGAGGC TATGGGTAGTTATGGCTCGGTTGCCACAGTCATTTCAAACATTGCGTCTCGCTTTACCACCCATGCACAGGAAGATAAATTGAAGAATTTCAACAAGGATAACAAGGCCAAATTCGGAGAAGCAGCAACCACTTTAGAGGCTGCAGAAAAGACCGTTGAAGAAAACTTGGCATGGGCCGAAGCCAAATTAAGTGCCTTCAGAGACCATTTGACTCTATTCAGGAAAAACGGCAGCCCCTCCCTTAGCAGCTTTACCGCCCTCACCTTGCTGTTGGCAGTATTCATGGCCCGTTACCTGCAATAA